From a single Nicotiana tabacum cultivar K326 chromosome 8, ASM71507v2, whole genome shotgun sequence genomic region:
- the LOC107812107 gene encoding uncharacterized protein LOC107812107 isoform X2 — MGIIKDDGSVSGVLPSDKVFAVHYPAYPSSMERAIETLGGIQGIVKARTSQSNKLELHFRPEDPYSHPAFGELRHRSNFLLKISKTKVRDVETADNSCGISMQSSGSPVNCEQEISRVGHSLAAEKVNESRCFSASASKEIEVQNATKLQEHLSANIVSHVAEAYHFNGMVDYQHVLAVQADVARRKKRQWAEVEPKFEKGGLMDVDQEDLMILLPPLFSLKDMPENIVLESLAPKRKQEVLYRQNWEREMEQSLNLDVNIKEIPKPVDWEKHILQGSEDWRRQKVVSELFEERQIWVKESLAERLRDGGLKLGEGRIKRLLFRVAYYFSSGPFRRFWIRKGYDPRKDPESRIYQNIDFRVLPELRSYCESHASSGLKHRWDDICAFRVFPYKCQISLQLCELKDNYIQQEIRKPSNQETCDNTTGWFSSHILDCLRLCIAVRFMSVCPHPDAESLLKTVSARFEKSKRIHTCVKVTRPEEQGKVHKEAENNEVDDKAENNEVDEPDYLEDDEDDFEDDNVEDEMDACEPLDLEGDVSIHDDPHTNHDNVSRDYLQELFGNFPFSTAGVDEVQDDQSLGEYQIYDQYVDGSYSEDEDY, encoded by the exons ATGGGGATTATAAAAGATGATGGTTCAGTATCAGGAGTTTTACCCAGTGACAAGGTCTTTGCTGTTCATTACCCTGCTTACCCTTCTTCAATGGAACGTGCCATTGAGACTCTTGGCGGCATTCAAGGCATTGTCAAG GCTCGAACTTCACAGTCAAATAAGCTGGAGCTCCATTTCCGGCCAGAAGATCCTTATTCACACCCTGCCTTTGGGGAGCTTAGGCATAGAAGTAATTTCCTGTTGAAAATATCCAAGACTAAAGTAAGGGATGTCGAAACTGCTGACAATAGCTGTGGAATATCGATGCAATCTTCAGGGAGTCCTGTTAATTGTGAACAAGAAATTTCTCGTGTTGGACATTCATTAGCTGCAGAAAAGGTTAACGAGTCTAGATGTTTTTCTGCTAGTGCTTCAAAAGAAATTGAAGTGCAGAATGCTACTAAATTGCAGGAGCATCTCTCAGCTAATATTGTTTCTCATGTTGCTGAAGCTTATCATTTTAATG GAATGGTAGACTATCAGCATGTTCTTGCCGTTCAGGCTGATGTTGCCAGAAGAAAAAAGAGACAGTGGGCAGAGGTGGAACCTAAATTTG AGAAGGGAGGTCTTATGGATGTCGATCAGGAGGATTTGATGATTTTACTACCTCCTCTGTTCTCCTTAAAAGATATGCCTGAGAATATTGT ATTAGAATCACTTGCAccaaaaagaaaacaagaggTGCTTTACCGGCAAAATTGGGAG AGGGAGATGGAGCAGAGTCTTAACCTTGATGTTAATATCAAAGA GATTCCTAAACCAGTGGATTGGGAAAAGCACATACTGCAGGGATCAGAAGATTGGAGACGGCAGAAGGTGGTATCTGAGTTGTTTGAAGAGCGTCAAATATGGGTCAAAGAATCATTAGCTGAGCGCTTGCGTGATGGGGGTCTGAAGCTTGGAGAGGGCAGGATCAAAAG GCTTCTCTTTAGAGTAGCATATTACTTTTCGAGTGGGCCTTTCCGTAGATTCTGGATAAGGAAAGGTTATGATCCTCGGAAGGATCCTGAATCCCGCAT ATACCAGAATATTGATTTCCGAGTGCTCCCTGAATTACGAAGCTACTGTGAGAGTCATGCGTCTTCTGG ATTGAAACATAGATGGGATGATATATGTGCCTTCCGTGTTTTTCCTTATAAATGTCAAATATCATTGCAACTTTGTGAACTCAAGGACAACTACATTCAACAAGAAATCAGAAAACCCTCAAATCAAGAAACTTGCGAT AATACAACAGGATGGTTCTCCTCTCATATTCTTGATTGCTTGAGACTGTGCATTGCTGTGAGATTTATGTCAGTATGCCCTCATCCCGATGCAGAGTCTTTACTAAAAACTGTGTCTGCCCGCTTTGAGAAGTCGAAGAGGATTCACACTTGTGTGAAAGTTACAAGACCTGAAGAGCAAGGAAAAGTCCATAAAG AAGCTGAAAACAATGAAGTCGATGACAAAGCAGAAAACAATGAAGTTGATGAACCTGAttatttagaagatgatgaagatGACTTTGAGGATGATAATGTTGAAGATGAGATGGATGCATGTGAACCTCTTGACCTT GAAGGGGATGTCTCTATACATGATGATCCAC
- the LOC107812107 gene encoding uncharacterized protein LOC107812107 isoform X4, translated as MGIIKDDGSVSGVLPSDKVFAVHYPAYPSSMERAIETLGGIQGIVKARTSQSNKLELHFRPEDPYSHPAFGELRHRSNFLLKISKTKVRDVETADNSCGISMQSSGSPVNCEQEISRVGHSLAAEKEHLSANIVSHVAEAYHFNGMVDYQHVLAVQADVARRKKRQWAEVEPKFEKGGLMDVDQEDLMILLPPLFSLKDMPENIVLESLAPKRKQEVLYRQNWEREMEQSLNLDVNIKEIPKPVDWEKHILQGSEDWRRQKVVSELFEERQIWVKESLAERLRDGGLKLGEGRIKRLLFRVAYYFSSGPFRRFWIRKGYDPRKDPESRIYQNIDFRVLPELRSYCESHASSGLKHRWDDICAFRVFPYKCQISLQLCELKDNYIQQEIRKPSNQETCDNTTGWFSSHILDCLRLCIAVRFMSVCPHPDAESLLKTVSARFEKSKRIHTCVKVTRPEEQGKVHKEAENNEVDDKAENNEVDEPDYLEDDEDDFEDDNVEDEMDACEPLDLVGQEGDVSIHDDPHTNHDNVSRDYLQELFGNFPFSTAGVDEVQDDQSLGEYQIYDQYVDGSYSEDEDY; from the exons ATGGGGATTATAAAAGATGATGGTTCAGTATCAGGAGTTTTACCCAGTGACAAGGTCTTTGCTGTTCATTACCCTGCTTACCCTTCTTCAATGGAACGTGCCATTGAGACTCTTGGCGGCATTCAAGGCATTGTCAAG GCTCGAACTTCACAGTCAAATAAGCTGGAGCTCCATTTCCGGCCAGAAGATCCTTATTCACACCCTGCCTTTGGGGAGCTTAGGCATAGAAGTAATTTCCTGTTGAAAATATCCAAGACTAAAGTAAGGGATGTCGAAACTGCTGACAATAGCTGTGGAATATCGATGCAATCTTCAGGGAGTCCTGTTAATTGTGAACAAGAAATTTCTCGTGTTGGACATTCATTAGCTGCAGAAAAG GAGCATCTCTCAGCTAATATTGTTTCTCATGTTGCTGAAGCTTATCATTTTAATG GAATGGTAGACTATCAGCATGTTCTTGCCGTTCAGGCTGATGTTGCCAGAAGAAAAAAGAGACAGTGGGCAGAGGTGGAACCTAAATTTG AGAAGGGAGGTCTTATGGATGTCGATCAGGAGGATTTGATGATTTTACTACCTCCTCTGTTCTCCTTAAAAGATATGCCTGAGAATATTGT ATTAGAATCACTTGCAccaaaaagaaaacaagaggTGCTTTACCGGCAAAATTGGGAG AGGGAGATGGAGCAGAGTCTTAACCTTGATGTTAATATCAAAGA GATTCCTAAACCAGTGGATTGGGAAAAGCACATACTGCAGGGATCAGAAGATTGGAGACGGCAGAAGGTGGTATCTGAGTTGTTTGAAGAGCGTCAAATATGGGTCAAAGAATCATTAGCTGAGCGCTTGCGTGATGGGGGTCTGAAGCTTGGAGAGGGCAGGATCAAAAG GCTTCTCTTTAGAGTAGCATATTACTTTTCGAGTGGGCCTTTCCGTAGATTCTGGATAAGGAAAGGTTATGATCCTCGGAAGGATCCTGAATCCCGCAT ATACCAGAATATTGATTTCCGAGTGCTCCCTGAATTACGAAGCTACTGTGAGAGTCATGCGTCTTCTGG ATTGAAACATAGATGGGATGATATATGTGCCTTCCGTGTTTTTCCTTATAAATGTCAAATATCATTGCAACTTTGTGAACTCAAGGACAACTACATTCAACAAGAAATCAGAAAACCCTCAAATCAAGAAACTTGCGAT AATACAACAGGATGGTTCTCCTCTCATATTCTTGATTGCTTGAGACTGTGCATTGCTGTGAGATTTATGTCAGTATGCCCTCATCCCGATGCAGAGTCTTTACTAAAAACTGTGTCTGCCCGCTTTGAGAAGTCGAAGAGGATTCACACTTGTGTGAAAGTTACAAGACCTGAAGAGCAAGGAAAAGTCCATAAAG AAGCTGAAAACAATGAAGTCGATGACAAAGCAGAAAACAATGAAGTTGATGAACCTGAttatttagaagatgatgaagatGACTTTGAGGATGATAATGTTGAAGATGAGATGGATGCATGTGAACCTCTTGACCTT GTTGGCCAGGAAGGGGATGTCTCTATACATGATGATCCAC
- the LOC107812107 gene encoding uncharacterized protein LOC107812107 isoform X1, whose translation MGIIKDDGSVSGVLPSDKVFAVHYPAYPSSMERAIETLGGIQGIVKARTSQSNKLELHFRPEDPYSHPAFGELRHRSNFLLKISKTKVRDVETADNSCGISMQSSGSPVNCEQEISRVGHSLAAEKVNESRCFSASASKEIEVQNATKLQEHLSANIVSHVAEAYHFNGMVDYQHVLAVQADVARRKKRQWAEVEPKFEKGGLMDVDQEDLMILLPPLFSLKDMPENIVLESLAPKRKQEVLYRQNWEREMEQSLNLDVNIKEIPKPVDWEKHILQGSEDWRRQKVVSELFEERQIWVKESLAERLRDGGLKLGEGRIKRLLFRVAYYFSSGPFRRFWIRKGYDPRKDPESRIYQNIDFRVLPELRSYCESHASSGLKHRWDDICAFRVFPYKCQISLQLCELKDNYIQQEIRKPSNQETCDNTTGWFSSHILDCLRLCIAVRFMSVCPHPDAESLLKTVSARFEKSKRIHTCVKVTRPEEQGKVHKEAENNEVDDKAENNEVDEPDYLEDDEDDFEDDNVEDEMDACEPLDLVGQEGDVSIHDDPHTNHDNVSRDYLQELFGNFPFSTAGVDEVQDDQSLGEYQIYDQYVDGSYSEDEDY comes from the exons ATGGGGATTATAAAAGATGATGGTTCAGTATCAGGAGTTTTACCCAGTGACAAGGTCTTTGCTGTTCATTACCCTGCTTACCCTTCTTCAATGGAACGTGCCATTGAGACTCTTGGCGGCATTCAAGGCATTGTCAAG GCTCGAACTTCACAGTCAAATAAGCTGGAGCTCCATTTCCGGCCAGAAGATCCTTATTCACACCCTGCCTTTGGGGAGCTTAGGCATAGAAGTAATTTCCTGTTGAAAATATCCAAGACTAAAGTAAGGGATGTCGAAACTGCTGACAATAGCTGTGGAATATCGATGCAATCTTCAGGGAGTCCTGTTAATTGTGAACAAGAAATTTCTCGTGTTGGACATTCATTAGCTGCAGAAAAGGTTAACGAGTCTAGATGTTTTTCTGCTAGTGCTTCAAAAGAAATTGAAGTGCAGAATGCTACTAAATTGCAGGAGCATCTCTCAGCTAATATTGTTTCTCATGTTGCTGAAGCTTATCATTTTAATG GAATGGTAGACTATCAGCATGTTCTTGCCGTTCAGGCTGATGTTGCCAGAAGAAAAAAGAGACAGTGGGCAGAGGTGGAACCTAAATTTG AGAAGGGAGGTCTTATGGATGTCGATCAGGAGGATTTGATGATTTTACTACCTCCTCTGTTCTCCTTAAAAGATATGCCTGAGAATATTGT ATTAGAATCACTTGCAccaaaaagaaaacaagaggTGCTTTACCGGCAAAATTGGGAG AGGGAGATGGAGCAGAGTCTTAACCTTGATGTTAATATCAAAGA GATTCCTAAACCAGTGGATTGGGAAAAGCACATACTGCAGGGATCAGAAGATTGGAGACGGCAGAAGGTGGTATCTGAGTTGTTTGAAGAGCGTCAAATATGGGTCAAAGAATCATTAGCTGAGCGCTTGCGTGATGGGGGTCTGAAGCTTGGAGAGGGCAGGATCAAAAG GCTTCTCTTTAGAGTAGCATATTACTTTTCGAGTGGGCCTTTCCGTAGATTCTGGATAAGGAAAGGTTATGATCCTCGGAAGGATCCTGAATCCCGCAT ATACCAGAATATTGATTTCCGAGTGCTCCCTGAATTACGAAGCTACTGTGAGAGTCATGCGTCTTCTGG ATTGAAACATAGATGGGATGATATATGTGCCTTCCGTGTTTTTCCTTATAAATGTCAAATATCATTGCAACTTTGTGAACTCAAGGACAACTACATTCAACAAGAAATCAGAAAACCCTCAAATCAAGAAACTTGCGAT AATACAACAGGATGGTTCTCCTCTCATATTCTTGATTGCTTGAGACTGTGCATTGCTGTGAGATTTATGTCAGTATGCCCTCATCCCGATGCAGAGTCTTTACTAAAAACTGTGTCTGCCCGCTTTGAGAAGTCGAAGAGGATTCACACTTGTGTGAAAGTTACAAGACCTGAAGAGCAAGGAAAAGTCCATAAAG AAGCTGAAAACAATGAAGTCGATGACAAAGCAGAAAACAATGAAGTTGATGAACCTGAttatttagaagatgatgaagatGACTTTGAGGATGATAATGTTGAAGATGAGATGGATGCATGTGAACCTCTTGACCTT GTTGGCCAGGAAGGGGATGTCTCTATACATGATGATCCAC
- the LOC107812107 gene encoding uncharacterized protein LOC107812107 isoform X3 has translation MGIIKDDGSVSGVLPSDKVFAVHYPAYPSSMERAIETLGGIQGIVKARTSQSNKLELHFRPEDPYSHPAFGELRHRSNFLLKISKTKVRDVETADNSCGISMQSSGSPVNCEQEISRVGHSLAAEKVNESRCFSASASKEIEVQNATKLQEHLSANIVSHVAEAYHFNGMVDYQHVLAVQADVARRKKRQWAEVEPKFGQPFSDYSSNFKILESLAPKRKQEVLYRQNWEREMEQSLNLDVNIKEIPKPVDWEKHILQGSEDWRRQKVVSELFEERQIWVKESLAERLRDGGLKLGEGRIKRLLFRVAYYFSSGPFRRFWIRKGYDPRKDPESRIYQNIDFRVLPELRSYCESHASSGLKHRWDDICAFRVFPYKCQISLQLCELKDNYIQQEIRKPSNQETCDNTTGWFSSHILDCLRLCIAVRFMSVCPHPDAESLLKTVSARFEKSKRIHTCVKVTRPEEQGKVHKEAENNEVDDKAENNEVDEPDYLEDDEDDFEDDNVEDEMDACEPLDLVGQEGDVSIHDDPHTNHDNVSRDYLQELFGNFPFSTAGVDEVQDDQSLGEYQIYDQYVDGSYSEDEDY, from the exons ATGGGGATTATAAAAGATGATGGTTCAGTATCAGGAGTTTTACCCAGTGACAAGGTCTTTGCTGTTCATTACCCTGCTTACCCTTCTTCAATGGAACGTGCCATTGAGACTCTTGGCGGCATTCAAGGCATTGTCAAG GCTCGAACTTCACAGTCAAATAAGCTGGAGCTCCATTTCCGGCCAGAAGATCCTTATTCACACCCTGCCTTTGGGGAGCTTAGGCATAGAAGTAATTTCCTGTTGAAAATATCCAAGACTAAAGTAAGGGATGTCGAAACTGCTGACAATAGCTGTGGAATATCGATGCAATCTTCAGGGAGTCCTGTTAATTGTGAACAAGAAATTTCTCGTGTTGGACATTCATTAGCTGCAGAAAAGGTTAACGAGTCTAGATGTTTTTCTGCTAGTGCTTCAAAAGAAATTGAAGTGCAGAATGCTACTAAATTGCAGGAGCATCTCTCAGCTAATATTGTTTCTCATGTTGCTGAAGCTTATCATTTTAATG GAATGGTAGACTATCAGCATGTTCTTGCCGTTCAGGCTGATGTTGCCAGAAGAAAAAAGAGACAGTGGGCAGAGGTGGAACCTAAATTTGGTCAGCCATTCTCTGATTATTCCAGCAATTTCAAAAT ATTAGAATCACTTGCAccaaaaagaaaacaagaggTGCTTTACCGGCAAAATTGGGAG AGGGAGATGGAGCAGAGTCTTAACCTTGATGTTAATATCAAAGA GATTCCTAAACCAGTGGATTGGGAAAAGCACATACTGCAGGGATCAGAAGATTGGAGACGGCAGAAGGTGGTATCTGAGTTGTTTGAAGAGCGTCAAATATGGGTCAAAGAATCATTAGCTGAGCGCTTGCGTGATGGGGGTCTGAAGCTTGGAGAGGGCAGGATCAAAAG GCTTCTCTTTAGAGTAGCATATTACTTTTCGAGTGGGCCTTTCCGTAGATTCTGGATAAGGAAAGGTTATGATCCTCGGAAGGATCCTGAATCCCGCAT ATACCAGAATATTGATTTCCGAGTGCTCCCTGAATTACGAAGCTACTGTGAGAGTCATGCGTCTTCTGG ATTGAAACATAGATGGGATGATATATGTGCCTTCCGTGTTTTTCCTTATAAATGTCAAATATCATTGCAACTTTGTGAACTCAAGGACAACTACATTCAACAAGAAATCAGAAAACCCTCAAATCAAGAAACTTGCGAT AATACAACAGGATGGTTCTCCTCTCATATTCTTGATTGCTTGAGACTGTGCATTGCTGTGAGATTTATGTCAGTATGCCCTCATCCCGATGCAGAGTCTTTACTAAAAACTGTGTCTGCCCGCTTTGAGAAGTCGAAGAGGATTCACACTTGTGTGAAAGTTACAAGACCTGAAGAGCAAGGAAAAGTCCATAAAG AAGCTGAAAACAATGAAGTCGATGACAAAGCAGAAAACAATGAAGTTGATGAACCTGAttatttagaagatgatgaagatGACTTTGAGGATGATAATGTTGAAGATGAGATGGATGCATGTGAACCTCTTGACCTT GTTGGCCAGGAAGGGGATGTCTCTATACATGATGATCCAC
- the LOC107812107 gene encoding uncharacterized protein LOC107812107 isoform X6 translates to MGIIKDDGSVSGVLPSDKVFAVHYPAYPSSMERAIETLGGIQGIVKARTSQSNKLELHFRPEDPYSHPAFGELRHRSNFLLKISKTKVRDVETADNSCGISMQSSGSPVNCEQEISRVGHSLAAEKVNESRCFSASASKEIEVQNATKLQEHLSANIVSHVAEAYHFNGMVDYQHVLAVQADVARRKKRQWAEVEPKFEKGGLMDVDQEDLMILLPPLFSLKDMPENIVLESLAPKRKQEVLYRQNWEREMEQSLNLDVNIKEIPKPVDWEKHILQGSEDWRRQKVVSELFEERQIWVKESLAERLRDGGLKLGEGRIKRLLFRVAYYFSSGPFRRFWIRKGYDPRKDPESRIYQNIDFRVLPELRSYCESHASSGLKHRWDDICAFRVFPYKCQISLQLCELKDNYIQQEIRKPSNQETCDNTTGWFSSHILDCLRLCIAVRFMSVCPHPDAESLLKTVSARFEKSKRIHTCVKVTRPEEQGKVHKADLLSGVLSGFQILPYF, encoded by the exons ATGGGGATTATAAAAGATGATGGTTCAGTATCAGGAGTTTTACCCAGTGACAAGGTCTTTGCTGTTCATTACCCTGCTTACCCTTCTTCAATGGAACGTGCCATTGAGACTCTTGGCGGCATTCAAGGCATTGTCAAG GCTCGAACTTCACAGTCAAATAAGCTGGAGCTCCATTTCCGGCCAGAAGATCCTTATTCACACCCTGCCTTTGGGGAGCTTAGGCATAGAAGTAATTTCCTGTTGAAAATATCCAAGACTAAAGTAAGGGATGTCGAAACTGCTGACAATAGCTGTGGAATATCGATGCAATCTTCAGGGAGTCCTGTTAATTGTGAACAAGAAATTTCTCGTGTTGGACATTCATTAGCTGCAGAAAAGGTTAACGAGTCTAGATGTTTTTCTGCTAGTGCTTCAAAAGAAATTGAAGTGCAGAATGCTACTAAATTGCAGGAGCATCTCTCAGCTAATATTGTTTCTCATGTTGCTGAAGCTTATCATTTTAATG GAATGGTAGACTATCAGCATGTTCTTGCCGTTCAGGCTGATGTTGCCAGAAGAAAAAAGAGACAGTGGGCAGAGGTGGAACCTAAATTTG AGAAGGGAGGTCTTATGGATGTCGATCAGGAGGATTTGATGATTTTACTACCTCCTCTGTTCTCCTTAAAAGATATGCCTGAGAATATTGT ATTAGAATCACTTGCAccaaaaagaaaacaagaggTGCTTTACCGGCAAAATTGGGAG AGGGAGATGGAGCAGAGTCTTAACCTTGATGTTAATATCAAAGA GATTCCTAAACCAGTGGATTGGGAAAAGCACATACTGCAGGGATCAGAAGATTGGAGACGGCAGAAGGTGGTATCTGAGTTGTTTGAAGAGCGTCAAATATGGGTCAAAGAATCATTAGCTGAGCGCTTGCGTGATGGGGGTCTGAAGCTTGGAGAGGGCAGGATCAAAAG GCTTCTCTTTAGAGTAGCATATTACTTTTCGAGTGGGCCTTTCCGTAGATTCTGGATAAGGAAAGGTTATGATCCTCGGAAGGATCCTGAATCCCGCAT ATACCAGAATATTGATTTCCGAGTGCTCCCTGAATTACGAAGCTACTGTGAGAGTCATGCGTCTTCTGG ATTGAAACATAGATGGGATGATATATGTGCCTTCCGTGTTTTTCCTTATAAATGTCAAATATCATTGCAACTTTGTGAACTCAAGGACAACTACATTCAACAAGAAATCAGAAAACCCTCAAATCAAGAAACTTGCGAT AATACAACAGGATGGTTCTCCTCTCATATTCTTGATTGCTTGAGACTGTGCATTGCTGTGAGATTTATGTCAGTATGCCCTCATCCCGATGCAGAGTCTTTACTAAAAACTGTGTCTGCCCGCTTTGAGAAGTCGAAGAGGATTCACACTTGTGTGAAAGTTACAAGACCTGAAGAGCAAGGAAAAGTCCATAAAG CTGATTTGCTCTCTGGAGTACTTTCAGGCTTCCAGATTTTACCTTacttttg A
- the LOC107812107 gene encoding uncharacterized protein LOC107812107 isoform X5 has translation MGIIKDDGSVSGVLPSDKVFAVHYPAYPSSMERAIETLGGIQGIVKARTSQSNKLELHFRPEDPYSHPAFGELRHRSNFLLKISKTKVRDVETADNSCGISMQSSGSPVNCEQEISRVGHSLAAEKVNESRCFSASASKEIEVQNATKLQEHLSANIVSHVAEAYHFNGMVDYQHVLAVQADVARRKKRQWAEVEPKFEKGGLMDVDQEDLMILLPPLFSLKDMPENIVLESLAPKRKQEVLYRQNWEREMEQSLNLDVNIKEIPKPVDWEKHILQGSEDWRRQKVVSELFEERQIWVKESLAERLRDGGLKLGEGRIKRLLFRVAYYFSSGPFRRFWIRKGYDPRKDPESRIYQNIDFRVLPELRSYCESHASSGLKHRWDDICAFRVFPYKCQISLQLCELKDNYIQQEIRKPSNQETCDNTTGWFSSHILDCLRLCIAVRFMSVCPHPDAESLLKTVSARFEKSKRIHTCVKVTRPEEQGKVHKASCHYCHIGAFTQVFLL, from the exons ATGGGGATTATAAAAGATGATGGTTCAGTATCAGGAGTTTTACCCAGTGACAAGGTCTTTGCTGTTCATTACCCTGCTTACCCTTCTTCAATGGAACGTGCCATTGAGACTCTTGGCGGCATTCAAGGCATTGTCAAG GCTCGAACTTCACAGTCAAATAAGCTGGAGCTCCATTTCCGGCCAGAAGATCCTTATTCACACCCTGCCTTTGGGGAGCTTAGGCATAGAAGTAATTTCCTGTTGAAAATATCCAAGACTAAAGTAAGGGATGTCGAAACTGCTGACAATAGCTGTGGAATATCGATGCAATCTTCAGGGAGTCCTGTTAATTGTGAACAAGAAATTTCTCGTGTTGGACATTCATTAGCTGCAGAAAAGGTTAACGAGTCTAGATGTTTTTCTGCTAGTGCTTCAAAAGAAATTGAAGTGCAGAATGCTACTAAATTGCAGGAGCATCTCTCAGCTAATATTGTTTCTCATGTTGCTGAAGCTTATCATTTTAATG GAATGGTAGACTATCAGCATGTTCTTGCCGTTCAGGCTGATGTTGCCAGAAGAAAAAAGAGACAGTGGGCAGAGGTGGAACCTAAATTTG AGAAGGGAGGTCTTATGGATGTCGATCAGGAGGATTTGATGATTTTACTACCTCCTCTGTTCTCCTTAAAAGATATGCCTGAGAATATTGT ATTAGAATCACTTGCAccaaaaagaaaacaagaggTGCTTTACCGGCAAAATTGGGAG AGGGAGATGGAGCAGAGTCTTAACCTTGATGTTAATATCAAAGA GATTCCTAAACCAGTGGATTGGGAAAAGCACATACTGCAGGGATCAGAAGATTGGAGACGGCAGAAGGTGGTATCTGAGTTGTTTGAAGAGCGTCAAATATGGGTCAAAGAATCATTAGCTGAGCGCTTGCGTGATGGGGGTCTGAAGCTTGGAGAGGGCAGGATCAAAAG GCTTCTCTTTAGAGTAGCATATTACTTTTCGAGTGGGCCTTTCCGTAGATTCTGGATAAGGAAAGGTTATGATCCTCGGAAGGATCCTGAATCCCGCAT ATACCAGAATATTGATTTCCGAGTGCTCCCTGAATTACGAAGCTACTGTGAGAGTCATGCGTCTTCTGG ATTGAAACATAGATGGGATGATATATGTGCCTTCCGTGTTTTTCCTTATAAATGTCAAATATCATTGCAACTTTGTGAACTCAAGGACAACTACATTCAACAAGAAATCAGAAAACCCTCAAATCAAGAAACTTGCGAT AATACAACAGGATGGTTCTCCTCTCATATTCTTGATTGCTTGAGACTGTGCATTGCTGTGAGATTTATGTCAGTATGCCCTCATCCCGATGCAGAGTCTTTACTAAAAACTGTGTCTGCCCGCTTTGAGAAGTCGAAGAGGATTCACACTTGTGTGAAAGTTACAAGACCTGAAGAGCAAGGAAAAGTCCATAAAG CTAGTTGTCATTATTGTCACATCGGAGCCTTTACTCAAGTTTTTCTCCTATAA